The Chiloscyllium punctatum isolate Juve2018m chromosome 41, sChiPun1.3, whole genome shotgun sequence genome contains the following window.
GCTCTCTCATGTTGCCAATTAACATTCAGTCAGTGTCACTGCCGTGCGATCTAACAGCAGAGATTGCTTTTAAGTACTGACTATTTTGTATATTCATTGGGAGCCTCTCTATATTTAAATATCCCATTCATCAACTCAAGCAACAGCTCCACACAAATAAATTTCCTTCTCTTTGACATAGCCTTCAGAACGAGTGTGACAAGTCTGGTCATTCTTGTATTCGAGGTGACTCCTAAGTCAGGAGTCAGACTGAATATTCTCGATGAAAAATTAAGTGTTAAGAGAGTGGAGAAGCAAGTGTCTCTTCACAACAGTGTCTCTTCACAACAGTGTCTCTTCACAATAGTGTCTCTTCACAACAGTGTCTCATCACAACAGTGTCTCTTCACAACAGTGTCTCATCACAACAGTGTCTCTTCACAATAGTGTCTCTTCACAACAGTGTCTCATCACAACAGTGTCTCTTCACAACAGTGTCTCATCACAACAGTGTCTCTTCACAACAGTGTCTCTTCACAACAGCGTCTCATCACAAGTGTCTCTTCACAACAGTGTCTCTTCACATCAGTGTCTCTTCACAACATTGTCTCATCACAACAGTGTCTCTTCACAACACTGTCTCATCACAACAGTGTCTCATCACAACAGTGTCTCATCACAACAGTGTCTCATCACAACAGTGTCTCTTCATAACAGTGTCTCATCACAACAGTGTCTCACAACAGTGTCTCTTCACAACAGTGTCTCTTCACAACAGTGTCTCATCACAACAGTGTCTCTTCACAACAGTGTCTCTTCACAACAGTGTCTCATCACAACAGTGTCTCTTCACAACAGTGTCTCTTCACAACAGTGTCTCATCACAACAGTGTCTCTTCACAATAGTGTCTCTTCACAACAGTGTCTCATCATAACAGTGTCTCTTCACAACAGTGTCTCTTCACAACAGTGTCTCACAACAGTGTCTCTTCACAACAATGTCTCATCACAACAGTGTCTCTTCACAACAATGTCTCATCACAACAGTGTCTCATCACAACAAGTCACAAACACATTGAGAAGTGCACCCAATTTAAGAGCAGGCATTGGGGAATTGGCCCCATCTAGCCTGTTCTACCATACTAGAAGAATATACttgatctgattactccacatttcTACCTCTTCTGACAaccggagagggttcagaagggaTTTCCCAGGATGTCGCCGGGAATGGAGAGcttgagttatggggagaggctggataggctgggacttttttcactggagtgcagtaggaggctgaggggtaatcctatggaggtttacaaaatcacgagggacatagataaggtgaatagcaggagtcttttccctagggtgggggatttcaagactaggaggcatatttttaaggtgagaggagaaagatttaaaaatgactttttttttacacagagagtggtttgtgtgtggaatgaacttccagaggaagtggtggatgcgggtacagttacaatgtttaaaagacatttggataagttcatgaataagaaatgtttggacggatatgggccaagggcagacagatgggactagttcagtttgggattatggttggcatggatcggtgggactgaagggttggcttctgtactgtgtgactctgtgacttcGGAATTCCTTATTAGTTCTGAATCTGCCTTAAACATCCAATGGCAAAagatgtctagattagagtggtgctggaaaagcacagcaggtcaggcagcatccaaggagccatCCAATGCTCCACTCTCCTCCACCACTGTCTGGGAGAACAGCTCTTCTTACcttcaaagagtcatagagatgtacagcatggaaacagaccctttggttggtcctggggagtgttactgaacaaagagaccttgggtgtgcaggttcatagctccttaaaagtagagttgcaggtggataggatagtgaggaaggcatttggacCAGCCTGCAGGGACCTGGTCAGTATGGAAAcatcaccccctgcaagttccctccaagtcactccccatcctgacttggaaatatatcgccgtccCTTCAGTGTCGGTGCGTCTAAATCCTGGAACTGAGTGCAAAAAGTCATGGGTGTTACGGCATTCAGAAAAGGGAAAGGTTCAGGAAGATGGGAGATCAAAGATGTCACAGAACAAAGACAAAAGTGAGTGGCAATGTTTTTACAGAAGGCAAGACAGAGATCTAGAatcttggagatagtgaggactgcagacactggagaatcagagcggataaagtgtggagctggaaaaagcacagcaggtcaggcaacatcagagcagcaggaggtcaggacatttcatcaggactgggggagggggaaggggactgagaaataaatagcagagggggtggggctgggggaaaggcaggtgggatggcaataggtggatgtagctaggaggtgattgtgattggtcactgggaagggtggagcagataggtgggaaggtagATGTAGATAAGTGTCAAAAAGGGtgacgctggaaaaacacagccggtcaggcaacatgcGAGGAGCTGGAGAGATAacttcgggcattagcccttcatcaggtaaagggtgcagggcagagagggaggactgGACCTGGGATGGGGTGGAAGAATCCAGAGtcagtgataatgacagagtagAGAAAAACAATGGGGAACAAGATACAGACCTGGAGAAAAGGGCAGGGGGAGCACAGGGAAGGTATCGAAATGGAGACTGTGTTCAGGCTCTGAACTCAATGAACTCCTGAAGGCTGCAACTGCCAAAGTGGAAAATAAGGTGCTGTTCCTTCAGCTTGCATTGGACTTCTCTGGAACATTCCAGGACAGAATGAGAGCTAGAGACAGTGTTTCTCATTGTgagcagtagactagattgaaagGAGTGTAAGTTAATCACTGCTTTAACTGGAAGGAATGTTTGAGCCTTGGACAGTGAACACGCAAGAGTTTAAAGTGGTCCATCTCCCGTAACTGATGGAGGAGTGGATCTAGAGTCCATGCCTCTGGTGGTGTGTTTGGTGACAAACGGTTCCAAATCACAGACTCGATCAACCTTACCAATGACTATCCACCCCCACCCTTGCCATCAACAGGCACCGGGATTTTACACAGCACCCAAAGGTGCACCTTAAATGATATTTGAGACCATTCAGTATAATGCAAACCCCATCACAGGTTGAACTACACCCACTTCGGTGTGACTGAGGGAAggccgcattgtcagaggtgcTGGCATTTATCCGTGAGATGATGAACACTTGCCCATTGACCTGAAAGGAAACAATCCCATTAAATTCCTTAGAGTCAAGGGGGGGGTGCACAGAGTTGCTCCTAATGTCCTGACCAACACCCTTCACTCAGTAACACGCAGCACAAAAAGGTAAATGCTCAGTTAttatttgtgggagcttgctgtgctctGGAGCACTGAGAGCATCTACTTCAGAGCAACAACTTTGATTAACAGGTTAAGAGGTGTTTTGGGATGTCCCGCAGAGGTGGAGACACCAGACAATGGGTGAAAAACCTTGCCTATTCTGCAAACGTAATTTTTCGGATAACATGATTGCTGTTATTTTATCTTGAAGGTGCCATGGAGGATGAAGACATTTATGACTATTACCAGAACAGTTATTATAACGGGACTGATAGCGACTACAGAAATTACAGCATCAACTATGACGATTATTATCATATATGTCAGAAGGATAACGTGAGACGGTTTGCCAAGTATTTCCTGCCAGTGTTCTATGCGGTCACTCTGATCATTGGGCTTGCTGGAAATTCATTGGTGGTGGCCGTTTACACCTACTACAAAAAGCTCAAGTCGAAAACTGACTTGTACATCTTGAATCTGGCCATTGCTGACTTGCTGCTTCTCATAACTCTCCCCTTCTGGACAGTCTACGCAATCCATGGGTGGATATTAGGGGTGGCCATGTGTAAAATCTCCTCAGCTCTCTTCGTCATGAACTTCAGCGCTGGGATGCTTTTCCTCGCCTGCATCAGCGTTGACCGATACCTAGCCGTCTCCAAGGCGACGAGCTCTCCGGCCGTCGGCAGCAAGGGCAAGGTGGTCTGCGTTTGCGTCTGGGCGGCGGCCATCTTGCTGAGCGTCCCCGATTTCGTCTTCACTTCGGTGCACGGGACTGAAGGCCGGGAACTGTGCATCTCCGTCTTCCCCTTGCACATGGCCCGCTCGGCCAAGGCCACCATCCAGATCTTCGAGATCCTCATGGGTTTCGCCATCCCCTCGCTGGTCATGCTGTACTGTTACTCGGCGGTGGCAAAGGCCGTGTGCAGAGCTCCGAGCGGAAAGAAACGCGGACCCCTGCGAGTCCTCCTCGCCGTCGTGGGGGTCTTCTTCCTGACCCAGCTGCCGTACAACACCGTCAGGTTCTGCCGTCTGCTAGACCTGTTGCACACGCTCATCAGTGAATGTGACAGCAGCAAGAGGATGGACATCGCCATCCAGGTGACAGAGACCATCGCTCTCTTCCACAGCTGCCTCAACCCCATCATGTACGCCTTCATGGGGGCATCGTTCAAGGGCTACATCCTGCGGGCGGTTAAAGAGTACGGTTACCACCGTCGGCATCGGAACACCTCCATCGCTCTCGAGTGCTCCTTCAACTCCCTGTCTCAATCTGAGCACACCAGCAGCTTCACCATCTAGCGAGATGACTGCACCAAGACTACACAATCAGAGCTTCTACTGCGTTACCAGAGTAACCTTATTGACCAATAGAAACCCACCCCTTCACTCTCCCAACACCCTTCACTTGCTCATTTTCACCACAGCCTTTGGAAGGCCATTGGCAACATTTTAGGAACATAGAATCACAGGAGgcagagtaggctattcagcccttccaaCTTCTTTGACCATTCATTGGGATCATGACCGATCTGTGACCTAACTCcttatacctgcctttggcccatattcttgACATCTTTGCTCGACCAGATTCATCTGTGTCAGATTTCACATAAACAACTGATCCAGTATCTTGCTTCTTCCCTTGTTTTCACAGAAATCTCAG
Protein-coding sequences here:
- the LOC140464864 gene encoding atypical chemokine receptor 4-like yields the protein MEDEDIYDYYQNSYYNGTDSDYRNYSINYDDYYHICQKDNVRRFAKYFLPVFYAVTLIIGLAGNSLVVAVYTYYKKLKSKTDLYILNLAIADLLLLITLPFWTVYAIHGWILGVAMCKISSALFVMNFSAGMLFLACISVDRYLAVSKATSSPAVGSKGKVVCVCVWAAAILLSVPDFVFTSVHGTEGRELCISVFPLHMARSAKATIQIFEILMGFAIPSLVMLYCYSAVAKAVCRAPSGKKRGPLRVLLAVVGVFFLTQLPYNTVRFCRLLDLLHTLISECDSSKRMDIAIQVTETIALFHSCLNPIMYAFMGASFKGYILRAVKEYGYHRRHRNTSIALECSFNSLSQSEHTSSFTI